GCGGATCACGTCCCCTCCAAACGCCGCCCCGATGGACTGATGCCCCAGACACACGCCCAGGATCGGAATCTTGCCCGCGAAGCGCCTGATCAAATCGACCGAAATCCCCGCTTCGTTGGGCGTACACGGCCCCGGCGAAATGACGATCCGCGCCGGCCGCTTGGCCGCGATCTCGTCGAGCGTGAGCGCGTCGTTGCGGTGAACCTCGATCGTCTCGCCCAGTTCACCCAGGTATTGCACCAGGTTATACGTGAACGAATCGTAGTTGTCGATTACTAACAGCATGGTTCAAGGGTTCAAGGGTTCAAGGGTTCAATTGAACAATCTGAACGCTTGAACCCTTGAACATTCTTTATTCCAGTCCCCTCTCCGCCATTTCAATCGCCGCGAGCATGGCTTTCGCCTTGTTCACGGTCTCCTCGTACTCGGCATCGGGATTCGAGTCCGCCACGATGCCCGCGCCGGCCTGAATGTACGCGAGCCCTTGATCCAACACGATCGTCCGGATGGCGATACACGTGTCGAGATTCCCGGAAAAGCTGATGTAGCCGATCGCGCCCCCGTACAACCCGCGGCCCGTGGGCTCCAGTTCGTCGATGATCTCCATCGCGCGGATTTTGGGCGCGCCCGAAAGCGTGCCGGCAGGAAAACACGCGCGCAACACGTCATACGGCGTCTTGCCCGGGGCTAAGTCCCCGCGCACGTGCGACACCAGGTGCATTACGTGCGAGTATCGTTCGACCACCATGAAGTCATCGACGCGTACGCTGCCCGTCTTGACCACCCGCCCCACGTCGTTTCGGCCCAGATCGACCAACATCAGGTGCTCCGCCCG
This sequence is a window from Nitrospirota bacterium. Protein-coding genes within it:
- a CDS encoding aminodeoxychorismate/anthranilate synthase component II translates to MLLVIDNYDSFTYNLVQYLGELGETIEVHRNDALTLDEIAAKRPARIVISPGPCTPNEAGISVDLIRRFAGKIPILGVCLGHQSIGAAFGGDVIRADRLMHGKTSMIHHDGKTIYAGLANPFEATRYHSLIVKRETLPACLEVSAETKEGEIMGLRHREFAVEGVQFHPESILTRVGKDLLRNFLRLRV